Proteins encoded in a region of the Sphingomonas sp. OV641 genome:
- a CDS encoding helix-turn-helix transcriptional regulator, giving the protein MRSGIHFSGQERFEPWPAPERSPWSPAGLPLGAPSLTSLDALSPREREIADMVARGLSNKAVAIHLGISHWTVSTHLRRIFAKLDINGRIELCRLVITCTRL; this is encoded by the coding sequence ATGCGGTCCGGTATCCACTTTTCAGGGCAGGAACGGTTCGAGCCGTGGCCCGCGCCTGAACGATCGCCGTGGAGCCCCGCAGGGCTACCGCTCGGGGCTCCCTCGCTCACGTCGCTGGATGCTCTTTCTCCCCGCGAGCGTGAGATCGCTGACATGGTCGCGCGCGGACTTTCCAACAAGGCGGTGGCCATCCATCTGGGGATCAGCCACTGGACAGTTTCCACGCACTTGCGGCGGATCTTCGCGAAGCTGGACATCAACGGCCGCATTGAGCTTTGCCGACTTGTGATTACGTGCACACGGTTGTGA
- a CDS encoding DUF5597 domain-containing protein, whose translation MALALAAPLAAQETPVPRIASSNGRHALIVDGAPFLMLGAQVNNSSAWPAAMAKVWPVMEALHVNTVEVPIAWEQIEREEGKFDFSYLDLLLAQARERDLRLVLLWFGTWKNTNPQYTPSWVKLDNKRFPRMRKPDGTNHYALSPFGRETLAADSRAFAAFIRHLKQADPQNTVLMVQVQNEPGSYGLPRDHSPEADAAFAAPVPAALIKQTKKQPGDWTRVFGRDAELYFHAWHVARYIDQVAAAGKAIKPIPMYVNAALPGDPFTWQEPKSYASGGPANTVIDVYKAAAPHLDLLAPDIYNPDHKAYRGFLAAYDRPDNPLMVPETGHSKEYARYFFEAVGRGAIGWAPFGVDGNRYLPTLPLTPKLNAEAIAPFAANFALFRPIARLWAERAFAGKTWGAAEPNDPADQHQQVMKLGKYVATASFGRSDFGMAPPKGNPEPSGGVAIAELAPDEYLVTGYRARIDFALADETRANILYDRIEEGHYDAAGKWVFERVWNGDQADWGLNFTAAPQLLRVKLASYPKR comes from the coding sequence ATGGCGCTCGCGCTCGCCGCGCCGCTGGCGGCGCAGGAAACGCCCGTGCCGCGCATCGCGAGCAGCAACGGCCGCCATGCGCTGATCGTCGACGGCGCGCCCTTCCTGATGCTCGGCGCGCAGGTCAACAACAGCAGCGCCTGGCCCGCCGCGATGGCAAAGGTCTGGCCGGTAATGGAGGCGCTCCACGTCAACACCGTCGAGGTGCCGATCGCCTGGGAGCAGATCGAGCGCGAGGAAGGCAAGTTCGACTTCTCCTACCTCGACCTCCTGCTCGCCCAGGCGCGCGAACGCGATCTGCGCCTCGTCCTCCTCTGGTTCGGCACCTGGAAGAACACCAACCCGCAATACACGCCTAGTTGGGTCAAGCTGGACAACAAGCGCTTCCCGCGCATGCGCAAGCCCGATGGCACCAACCACTACGCGCTATCGCCCTTCGGTCGCGAGACGCTGGCGGCGGACAGCCGCGCCTTCGCCGCCTTCATCCGCCACCTGAAGCAGGCCGATCCGCAGAACACCGTATTGATGGTGCAGGTGCAGAACGAACCCGGTTCCTACGGCCTGCCGCGCGATCATTCGCCCGAGGCGGATGCCGCCTTCGCCGCCCCGGTGCCCGCCGCGCTGATCAAGCAGACGAAGAAGCAGCCGGGCGACTGGACCCGCGTCTTCGGCCGCGATGCTGAGCTCTATTTCCACGCCTGGCACGTCGCCCGATACATTGATCAGGTCGCCGCGGCCGGGAAGGCGATCAAGCCGATCCCGATGTACGTCAACGCCGCGCTTCCCGGCGATCCATTCACCTGGCAGGAGCCGAAAAGCTACGCGAGCGGCGGGCCTGCCAACACCGTGATCGACGTGTACAAGGCCGCCGCCCCGCACCTCGACTTGCTCGCGCCCGACATCTACAATCCCGATCACAAGGCCTATCGCGGCTTCCTTGCCGCCTATGATCGGCCGGACAATCCGCTGATGGTGCCCGAGACCGGCCACTCAAAGGAATACGCCCGCTACTTCTTCGAGGCGGTCGGGCGCGGCGCAATCGGCTGGGCGCCTTTCGGCGTGGACGGCAATCGCTATTTGCCCACGCTGCCGCTGACCCCCAAGCTGAACGCCGAAGCGATCGCTCCGTTCGCCGCGAACTTCGCGCTGTTCCGCCCGATCGCGCGGCTTTGGGCCGAGCGCGCCTTTGCCGGCAAGACCTGGGGCGCCGCCGAGCCCAACGATCCCGCCGACCAGCACCAGCAGGTGATGAAGCTCGGCAAATATGTCGCCACCGCCAGCTTCGGCCGCTCCGACTTCGGCATGGCGCCACCCAAGGGCAATCCCGAGCCCTCGGGCGGCGTAGCCATCGCGGAACTGGCGCCCGACGAATATCTCGTCACCGGCTACCGCGCGCGCATAGACTTCGCGCTGGCGGACGAGACGCGCGCCAACATCCTCTACGACCGGATTGAGGAAGGCCATTACGACGCCGCCGGCAAATGGGTGTTCGAGCGCGTGTGGAACGGCGATCAGGCCGATTGGGGGCTGAACTTCACCGCCGCGCCGCAGCTGCTGCGCGTCAAGCTCGCCAGCTATCCGAAGCGGTAG
- a CDS encoding DUF2189 domain-containing protein, translating to MLFVGVLYPLIGLFVAAVTLEGALLPLFFPLVAGLSIVGPLVAAGFYEIAKRRAEGKEAGWSHFLDPLRPARRHGILAIGAMLIMLFFAWLLIAWTLYQATLGRLEPRGLGGFLHALFTTPEGWTLIVLGNAVGACIAALTLALTVVSVPMVVDKPVSGITAVRTSIRAVSANPMAMSRWGLMVALILAAACIPLFVGLAVALPVLGYATWHLYDMLVER from the coding sequence GTGCTGTTCGTCGGCGTCTTGTATCCGCTTATCGGCCTGTTTGTCGCTGCAGTGACGCTGGAAGGCGCCTTGCTCCCCTTGTTTTTCCCGCTGGTCGCGGGATTGTCCATTGTCGGCCCTTTGGTCGCAGCCGGGTTTTATGAGATCGCGAAACGGCGCGCCGAAGGGAAGGAAGCCGGCTGGTCCCACTTCCTGGATCCGCTTCGACCTGCGCGACGGCACGGCATCCTTGCGATTGGGGCGATGCTGATCATGCTTTTCTTCGCGTGGCTGTTGATCGCGTGGACATTGTATCAAGCCACGCTGGGCCGGCTGGAGCCTCGCGGTCTGGGCGGGTTCTTACATGCTCTGTTCACCACGCCGGAAGGGTGGACGCTAATCGTGCTCGGCAATGCGGTCGGCGCCTGTATCGCGGCACTGACGCTTGCGCTAACCGTCGTGTCCGTGCCGATGGTGGTGGACAAACCCGTTAGTGGAATAACCGCCGTGCGAACCTCGATCCGCGCCGTCTCGGCAAACCCGATGGCGATGAGCCGTTGGGGCTTGATGGTGGCGCTCATCCTCGCGGCAGCCTGTATCCCGCTGTTTGTGGGTCTGGCCGTGGCACTCCCGGTCCTCGGCTATGCCACATGGCACCTCTACGACATGCTGGTTGAACGCTGA